The stretch of DNA ATTGCATTTTTTATTGCTATCAAATTTCAGTATTAGCCATGTATCTTCTGAATTTTTACAATGTTAATCATTTTTCATTGAAAGCGTTAATGTGACACGTTACATCAGTGTCAAATCAATGCCGCATTAATGCCACGCCACATTAATGTCGCATTAGTGTAACAATAccacatatgaaaaactaaatTTGCGAGAGAAAAACAAAGTGATCGGACTTAACTAAAATTTGacaatattgaaaataaaatcacgGAAATCAAATATataagatcaaaaatattattttttatttatgattatCATTAGTGTATAAACATTGTTTGGTTCATAAGGATAAGATAATAAAGTaaagaatataaaatatatgaattataattcaatatatatttataatgatTTATAACTTTAATCTTTTGTAAAAATCAGCCATCAAATGAGTGTTAAAGTTGATATTTGAACATTTGATTAATTGTCATGTATTTgattcttcattttatttttttctcgaACGAGTCTGTCACACATTATCCAAGTGATTTATCTGACTATCGTAATTTGCAAGCTACAGTATTAAcccaaaaatttatttatttcgcAATGAAATATAGTAATTACAAATTCTCacgtcattttaaaaaaaaacatgtacgATCAATAAAGCATTGTCCTTCACAACACACTGTAAACATATCAGTGAATTTCTTAAGAAACCTTGTGTCAAATGTCGATAGGTTAGCCGACATTTTGTCATTATCGTATTGAATATAGTCAAATTTGATAGGATcaccataatttatttaatattatccGATCAAATTAGATAATTTTTCAATCAATCAGTGAATCAGAACGATCTTctaactaatttttttattgacaAAAATTTGCGTATgacgatttcacgaatcatattctgtgagacgaatctcttatttgaatcatccatgaaaaaacattattttttatgctaagagtattgttactttttattgtgaatatcgataaaattgacatgtctcacagatataAATTCGTGAGAACATCTAATAAAAAAACTTATTCTTTTTTATTAACATAGTTTCGcgctaaaattattttattcgttttttttgtaaaatttgtatttaatgaccataacaaaaaatatatatatatattaacgaACTCAAATcagaattcaaaattttgattaataatTCTCGATAATTAAGATCACAACAAACGAATGGAGCCCAAAATGATCGGTTTTTTCAATTTTTCGCTAActaaagaaaatcataattcaaatattaaaatgaaaaaaGTAAATAGTTGTTTTTTATAAGGCTAAATTTCCGAATCTGCCCCTCCCCAAGCTCCATTGTGGCAAAAGTACTTTCCCCAGCTTGATATATCCAAGGCCCACGCTACACAAAAAACAACAGCCTGAAATCCCACGAAAATGATACAAATGAAAATGGATCCTGAATGTAAAGCACATATAAACTTATTACACGTTTAAAGCTCAAAATGGATCCAGGGGATCACATAACTGAGTTTTGCACGCAAAAAAGGGCGTAATACCAAGAAAAGAGGAAGACGGTCGATGAGGCAAATGTGTAGTTCAAGCTCAAAGCATGTCATGGAGCTTTTGTAGCTACTTTGAGAGATAATGTCGCAGCTGTGAAGATTAGTTTAGTTGAGAAACATACCAATGGAGCAGCTAAGGCTCGTCGTCGTAAGGAACATTTCGAGCAGCAGATCCTGAAAGATTCAGGGAAAGGTTCCCACGGGCATGGAATTCAGCCAAGAGTGGCATATAATCAGCAAGTCGATCACCAAAGCTGTTCCCAGACATGTCCAGATGCTCCAATTTTCCTGTTGAAGTTGGgagcaaaaaaaaaactcaatgtTGCATGGAGGATAACTTCTTCTATATTTCTCAAAAATCAGTCAAAAATATCTGGAGATCGGGAACCTTTTGCGGCTTTCAAGCCAGGTGAAATTACTACTATAGATTCAACAGGCATTGTGTTATATCGTGCATCAATTGCGACAAGTTCGCGTGCTAATGACATTATCCTCGCTATGAATTTTGCAGATTCAATCCCCCCTTGGTTATTGCTGCACCAATTCAATTGGTATTTTAGTTATCTTGAAAAGACAGAAAGCCAAAATTATCTCACAGCCAAGACAAATACAGGTGAAATCATGTGGACCTTATATTCATGTACACAAGCTTTAATTCCTCACATATTTCCTTAAGTGCTAGCAAAAAACCAGAGGATCCAAGTCCAGTGTCTTCAACATCGAGGCCACGAACACCCGTGCACATAAACTTCCCTAATAGTGCCCCAATTTTGCTGGAGGAAAGCAAGGATTACAGAAATTCAATAGCGAGGAAATATCAGAATTCTTAAAAGCATAATAGAATTATTGGGTATACCTGCCAAGGTGATTGCCTTTGATTGAAAGCATATTGAGTGGTGTCTTCATAGTTGAAAGTACTCCTAAAAGTTGAGTCGCATGGTTGCAGGTAAGCTCACAATTCTCAAGCTTCAAATCAACAAACGGCAAGTCTCTACAGGAGATCTCCGTAAAATATGAGACAAGACTCCTGGAAGAAGTATTTAATTTTGTTCGATGAAAACTTTATAAATCAGTGAATGAAGAAGATACATTGCATGAAGATCAAAAGGGAAAAAACAAGGATATCCTGAGATTAACCATCTCTTTAACCTGATTCCATCTTCAATGGGATTGTCACTTAAATCAAGATTCTGTAAATTAGGCATGTGAACCAGAGCATGTCTGAGACTGTCGGCATCATCTTTTTCTAAATTATTATTCCTGAAATTTAAACATTAACTTTTATTCAATGTGCacgaaatttttaaattaatctacTCACCATGACAAGTATCAAGCCATTTGACAATTAGCTATGCACATATTTAGCACTTGCAAACCATTTGTTCACTCCTATCTCTACAAGGTTTGGCAGTTTGTACTGAAAGCACATCGGTGGGAAAGGTAGGGAAAAAAGGGGAAATTTACTAGGGATGGACAGATACTAAAGGGGAAATTTACGAGGGATGGACAGATATTCTTTTTGGGTTTTACCAactatttctttctttttcacattcagcAAAGACAAAGATTTATGTTCGGGGACAAAAACAGACCTTCTCAGAAGCAGCTTTTATGAAATACCATCATCATTCATGGATTTCTAGAGTTCAGTCAGCAGGTGTACCTAGCGCTACAATCTTATGCAAGACAGATTTAAAATATACCATCTTTTCTATTGCAATTTCTGGATTATTATATGATGATTTTTCAATCTTTTCTACTAGGTAATCTAGTATCCTTATGCATGAAGATAATCAATTCGGTCGTTGTGGTCGGACTCTATTATGGATTTCGATACGTTctaagaagaaatatttgaatatcaatCTCATCGATATCATCGATCTCATACCAAATCCCATCAATCGAATCACTGTTCGCGACCCAGGATTCTATTTTATCATCAATCCAATCCCCGTTCACGTTTTTTCTTTCTAATGGTATATCACTTTATTAACAAGCTGCCCACTCAAATTGTTTTCGGAGATgctatatatttttgttttttcgaAAAACTACGGTCTTACTTTACTAGGCACTACAGAATCAGGCATTCCTAAAAGCAAGGAACAAAGCAAGTATAACAGTAGATGAcctaaaatacatttaaaatataagctGCCGTATACAGATTTGGACAACTCTTGAGCCAATTTTTTAACGATTTTAAAGTCACCTTAAGTTAAGCACTCGTAATGATTGCAACGACTTTCCTAATCCAAGAGAGCGACTTGTTGATTTCCACCGAAACTGAGAAAGAAAACCTGAAATCTGCAAAGGCATATTAATATTGTCTATATAGAAATAAAATGAAACTTAATCGTGCATAAGTCCAACTTACATTATTTTCTGAAAGGTCTAGAATGGATATACTAGCAGAAGAATCAAGAAGGGTACTGAATACCACTCTTGCAAAGTTCCGCCCCAGATGGTCATCACATAAGGTTAATGAATGCAATGACCTGCCAAGAATGATGTGTTAGAAAACAAAAACAGAATATCATCAGATGTAGAATTTTCATGCAAGGAAAAAAGAAATTAATACAGTGCATATGGAGCTAAAATTAACATAACCCTGATAAAAATAGCACCTGAGATACAGTTTCAAGCCCATTCTTAGGGAATCGACAAGTTAGAGATGATGATGTTAAAGTTCACCATTGGGACGAAAAGTTTCATGATCATTCTAAAGTAAACAAGAAACAAATACTTCGTCCAATATTTGTTTGAACAAAAGTAAAAAACTTGTCCAATATTCATACAATGAAGGATAGTAAGAAAACACAAGGTATTCAATGAAGTACTAAATCCTGAGACTTCTTTAAAAATGACATTTGTTTGATTTAGAATGGAATCATTTTAGATTGTATCTGCATGAATGACAGAATTGGGCATACCTCCCTGATGTTAAGAAACGTGTCAATTCTGCAGGCATGGGAGATGAATCAGTTTGTAGGAAGCTAGATCTCTTGATCGAGAAATGCTCAATTCCATGTGTTTGAAGACCCTTAATGTACAGTGACTCCCAAAATTTATCAACAAAATTTGACGAAAGCTTGCaatgcataaaatcaactgaCTTTAGAGTTTCACTATTCTGCTTCAGAAGTTCACATAATCCCTCAACCTATTAAGCAAAATGTGGCAAATTAGAATGCATCAACCAACTAAAAAGATCATCAAATTATTATGAATTCTATTTCTGTGATGTTGACCTCAAATATGAGACAAGGAAATAGAGCACACTGAGAATAAAGGAAAGGTGAATTTCGCCAAGGGATGGCATTTTTTGTTGAAACATGGGCTTAAAAGGACCAGCAGTACTTCATTTCGTTGCATATGCACAGAAGCATAAAGTTACACTTCGTTGACTGGTCCCCTTTCAAGTTTAACGATTCTcttttctattattgaaaatttctGTGAGGTAAAGGAAGTGAAAAAGCACTGGAACTTACATGGTCAGCAGATTTAATCCACTGAAGTTCCAGTCTCTCTAACTTACTAGTTTGTAACAAGTGCTGCAACAGAATGATAATAaaagataaattaaataaatttcaaacatCATAAAGTACATCTACATTAcatttctttgaatttttaacGTAGCCAGAAATATAGGATTCGCATCATCTCCAGAAGGTTTTATGCCACATCTCTTTATCGATTAACATATGCTCCGTTTCTGATGTAAGAGTTAATAAACATCCAGGAAATTAATAAATTGGGATAAATTTGAAAAGGTTAACATTGAAAGATCAGATTATTGGAGCAAAAATTCCTTGAAATACAGAAATGAGACGGACCAGTTGGAACAGAAAAAGGCAAACAAAAAGATGGTACATCTTCAGAGCGTAAACAAAAGGTCTCTTCGATAATGAAACTCCTCGGAGTTGGAGATGCCATGAAAACAATGAACTAAACTACGAGAGAACAAACACATTGCAGCTTATTCTTGAGTAGATATCCCACCAAACAATGAAAGCCAGGAAGAGATGGAGAATAGAAAAAGCAGAAACAGATCGATCCACTTAATGGGGATATAGAAAGcattaaattaaaaaagaaTCAGTCAGCTGCTAATCGCAAGTATACACATGCAACTTTGGCATAGAAAACAAAGTAAATAGTCTGATGCATTTTTTAGATAATTAGGAAGACTTGGGTAGGCTCATATGAGTTAGATCTAAATAATTTGGAACAAGTATCAGACAAGTTCCAATACCATCAATAATTATGACCGCTTCAGAAAAAGAATTGCCAAAGAATTGTGCTATGGATGCAGACAAATGGAAAGGGGTAAATCCCGTAACGTGGATTGAGCAATAAAACTTATAGTGAAAATCCTTGAGTAGAAAAATAGCATATAATATGTCATATAACTGCAAACATTCCACAGTGGGGtaaggaaagaagaaaaatgagattGCCCCAGGAACATATCTGGTATCCAAAGAGCACAAGGATCTGTGATTACAGATAGAAGTGTCAACCACTTAGAGCAACAGCAAAaggtaataaaaaaatatgaataggAAACCACGTGCTATCAGCCATTTCCACTAGAGATAGAAATTCATGATTCCTGGAGTGATAGCAACTTCAATAACAATGACAATCAACAATCGACAGCAGATGCCTACTATAGTTGGAGACTGAATATCATTTGATCTATCAACAATAACTTACACAGGTTTCTGCAACACATAGGACGTTTGGAAGCCTCAGAGATCTGCAACAGAAACAACGCTATTTCAACAAGAACCAGTTTCCTAATACTATTACATATAAAAACAAGAACAGATTTGTTCTGTATAGAGTTAACGTAGATATGATGCTGGCTGATAGATGGGACAAAACAATTTTTAGCTATAAAATGTACATGAAATCTGTCGAAATTGAGAACCGACAGATTAACAGGCTTAAAGTGGAATGGAATTAATACTATATTATTCTGATGAGATAAACGATACAAGGTTTAAACATTTGGTCCATGGTGCCCAGATCCATTGCATGCACAGAGTAAAAGATAAACAGGTTCTGAAGTTCTTTTGTTTGTAGGTTTCCATACAATCTTACCTGGCATAAATGCCAAATTGTTGGCAATGACCAGAGAATTTCCGATGGCAGCTCCCTGACTTAATCAGGTGATCCCGGCAAACAATGTATTGTAGTATAAAATCTGCACGGAGGAAGACACGCTCAACTGCTTCACATTAAATTCTTGGCACATGATACTCTTAATTTCTTTATatatcaacagaaaatttaaatagaaagAGATGAGTAATCAGATGTATGGGCACAACACAGATGAAGAAAAACATTAGCAAAAATGGGAATAATAGAAAATGATCATGATCTTCCGTATGTTTTCTCTCTGTTTTGCAACTTGCAAGTAAGAAAACATGAGGCAAACTGGGTATTGGGGAGGAAATTTATAAAACTCTGGGTTAAAAAATAATCGCCTGACCTGGAATTTGTATTTCCCCAATAGAACCATCATAAGAAGGGAGAAGAGCAGTCTCTGCAACAGCATCCACACAGCTGGTCATAAGATGACGGTAAAATCTTATTTATTGGAATAGCAAC from Primulina tabacum isolate GXHZ01 chromosome 3, ASM2559414v2, whole genome shotgun sequence encodes:
- the LOC142539307 gene encoding uncharacterized protein LOC142539307 isoform X1, which encodes MLALGKKFTSEVGDNCRSCSTSCRYSYLRQHLRSHKKRMGKVPRLVDLCMENIRDELLIGDDDNKLSSVIYELPSELFDGLLPLLPPLALQKLHENMPLDFRNYFEPADEYHGACQKRKRCGILDRAWWALLKLRWPIHDHPTQAVSWLDKHGEEKTVSTNDWQQIYWEKHLQDCVDAVAETALLPSYDGSIGEIQIPDFILQYIVCRDHLIKSGSCHRKFSGHCQQFGIYARSLRLPNVLCVAETCHLLQTSKLERLELQWIKSADHVEGLCELLKQNSETLKSVDFMHCKLSSNFVDKFWESLYIKGLQTHGIEHFSIKRSSFLQTDSSPMPAELTRFLTSGRSLHSLTLCDDHLGRNFARVVFSTLLDSSASISILDLSENNISGFLSQFRWKSTSRSLGLGKSLQSLRVLNLRNNNLEKDDADSLRHALVHMPNLQNLDLSDNPIEDGIRSLVSYFTEISCRDLPFVDLKLENCELTCNHATQLLGVLSTMKTPLNMLSIKGNHLGSKIGALLGKFMCTGVRGLDVEDTGLGSSGFLLALKEICEELKLVYMNISNNQGGIESAKFIARIMSLARELVAIDARYNTMPVESIVVISPGLKAAKGKLEHLDMSGNSFGDRLADYMPLLAEFHARGNLSLNLSGSAARNVPYDDEP
- the LOC142539307 gene encoding uncharacterized protein LOC142539307 isoform X2 — protein: MGKVPRLVDLCMENIRDELLIGDDDNKLSSVIYELPSELFDGLLPLLPPLALQKLHENMPLDFRNYFEPADEYHGACQKRKRCGILDRAWWALLKLRWPIHDHPTQAVSWLDKHGEEKTVSTNDWQQIYWEKHLQDCVDAVAETALLPSYDGSIGEIQIPDFILQYIVCRDHLIKSGSCHRKFSGHCQQFGIYARSLRLPNVLCVAETCHLLQTSKLERLELQWIKSADHVEGLCELLKQNSETLKSVDFMHCKLSSNFVDKFWESLYIKGLQTHGIEHFSIKRSSFLQTDSSPMPAELTRFLTSGRSLHSLTLCDDHLGRNFARVVFSTLLDSSASISILDLSENNISGFLSQFRWKSTSRSLGLGKSLQSLRVLNLRNNNLEKDDADSLRHALVHMPNLQNLDLSDNPIEDGIRSLVSYFTEISCRDLPFVDLKLENCELTCNHATQLLGVLSTMKTPLNMLSIKGNHLGSKIGALLGKFMCTGVRGLDVEDTGLGSSGFLLALKEICEELKLVYMNISNNQGGIESAKFIARIMSLARELVAIDARYNTMPVESIVVISPGLKAAKGKLEHLDMSGNSFGDRLADYMPLLAEFHARGNLSLNLSGSAARNVPYDDEP